From the genome of Proteus vulgaris, one region includes:
- the lepB gene encoding signal peptidase I: MANTFALILTLATLITGVFWGIERFKLKPARKAKLKRLQEMTQGTEDQQELAKSINKPSWAETLGSLFPVLIIVLVLRSFVYEPFQIPSRSMMPTLLVGDFILVEKFAYGLKDPITQTTLINTGKPKRGDIAVFKYPRDPSTDFIKRVIGLPGDKIVYDMMSKKIHIYPNCNKAICNDEISVTYGTAYPSEWTLLLQNVPGGQRINGMKSIPIEDPISTATQLREEERVETIGKVSHRIMTIPGDMTMPEFIQPGLPVGTWIVPEDHYFMMGDNRDGSSDSRFWGFVPEKNLVGKATTIWMSFEKVENEWPTGVRLSRIGGIK; this comes from the coding sequence ATGGCTAACACGTTTGCCTTGATCCTAACGCTGGCAACGCTAATAACGGGAGTTTTTTGGGGAATTGAGCGCTTTAAGCTCAAGCCAGCCCGAAAAGCAAAACTAAAGCGTCTTCAAGAGATGACGCAAGGGACCGAGGATCAGCAAGAGTTAGCAAAATCAATTAATAAACCAAGCTGGGCTGAAACCTTAGGTTCTCTTTTTCCAGTATTGATTATTGTTTTGGTTCTGCGTTCATTTGTGTATGAGCCGTTTCAAATACCTTCTCGCTCCATGATGCCAACCTTATTGGTTGGCGATTTTATCTTGGTTGAAAAGTTTGCTTATGGATTAAAAGATCCAATAACACAAACAACGTTAATAAATACAGGAAAGCCAAAACGAGGTGATATTGCTGTCTTTAAATATCCTCGTGATCCTTCTACTGACTTTATTAAACGTGTTATTGGATTACCGGGCGATAAAATTGTTTATGATATGATGTCGAAAAAAATACATATCTACCCAAATTGTAATAAAGCGATTTGTAACGATGAGATTTCGGTGACATATGGTACCGCTTATCCAAGTGAATGGACGCTGTTGTTACAAAATGTACCGGGTGGTCAGCGTATAAATGGCATGAAATCAATTCCGATTGAAGATCCTATTTCAACAGCAACTCAACTACGTGAAGAAGAACGCGTAGAAACGATAGGAAAAGTCTCTCACCGTATTATGACAATACCTGGTGATATGACAATGCCTGAGTTTATCCAACCAGGATTACCCGTTGGTACTTGGATTGTTCCTGAAGATCATTATTTTATGATGGGGGATAATCGTGATGGAAGTTCTGACAGTCGTTTCTGGGGCTTTGTACCAGAGAAAAATTTAGTCGGTAAAGCGACAACAATCTGGATGAGCTTTGAAAAAGTAGAGAATGAATGGCCTACAGGTGTTCGTCTCAGTCGTATCGGTGGCATTAAGTAA